A stretch of Halichondria panicea chromosome 1, odHalPani1.1, whole genome shotgun sequence DNA encodes these proteins:
- the LOC135338734 gene encoding uncharacterized protein LOC135338734 gives MYRMRRHRGLHRGHTEGCTMPRPRGHRNTIRPTGGQKLGDKNQDMTMEQVLRFVEAKEAGKRSASRLLLPQATDALSGSSYKKQKRPPPKEQETCTYCGTKGHGRSPPTRIRRTECPAFDTTCNHCGKEHHFERVCRAKNSTKSTKATERQDAISDTLCGITAVDNTRAVTLDHHVFDQPTGDWIRKRSKPQPYVRLQMSVESEDYRQLGYKLSTPPKRSFVSAMADTGCQSCLAGLQVVKKLGISTKDLIPVDLKMHAADNHNIQILGAIILRFSGKNSNGEEKSTRQMVYVTDCTDKLFLSREGCTDLGIIPDNFPTMGKGDPINTVTISHQERCETHTSDPVSVATTTHQEECRCPRRTKPPPPPTSMPHSATETNRELLTQYLLDYYRSSTFNVCEHQTLPMMDGPPMRLLIDTQATPTAHHSPIPVPLHWQDEVKADLDRDVRLGVLEPVPIGEPVTWCHRMVICAKKNGKPRRTIDFQPLNVHATRETHHTQSPYHQARSIPQGKKKSVFDAWNGYHSVPLHPEDRHYTTFITPWGRYRYRTAPQGYISSGDGYTRRYDEIASSIPNHTKCVDDALLWSDTIEESFFQACNWLDLCGRNGITLNPEKFRFAQDEVEFAGFEITTDTVRPCKKYIRAISDFPTPQNLTDVRSWFGLINQVSYAFSTTDTMLPFRELLKPSNKFHWDEDLQQAFDKSKLTIIEEIHNGVKIFDKTKPTCLATDWSKNGIGYWLFQKHCSCPSTDLFCCKQGWKITLVGSRFTHAAESRYAPIEGEALAVADALDKARHFVLGCKNLTIAVDHKPLLKIFGDRSMDNISNTRLRNLKEKTLRYHFKMIHIPGIKHRAPDTLSRYPTGDPHPPKMGLQDDIQSIKDSSGIAHTPPLYIPTQLIAGINTEDQLHSHLMENGLQETLLSTLHSTHTVNWEQVQTATSSDDNMLLLLSTIEDGIPALKSDLPQSIREYHQHRNHLYSSDGVVIYKNRIVIPPSLRPACLSALHAAHQGTASMISKAESSIFWPGITQDIQATRTNCSPCNRMAPSQSALPPTPPTLAEYPFQCICADYCHYKGCNYLVIVDRYSNWPIVERAKDGALGLIDVLRQTFATYGIPDELSSDGGPEFTAHTTRQFMQTWGVQHRLSSVAFPHSNCRAEVGVKTVKRLITGNVGRNGSLNIDAFQKAILQYRNTPDPSTKLSPAMCVFGRPIRDLIQILPGQYRPHNTWRDSLNLREKALRHRHIIQHEKWSEHTKSLTPLHVGDRVRLQNQTGHHPNKWDCTGIVIEVRQYHQYLIRVDGSGRPTLRNRKFLRKYTPVSPPRERRSIFDDMALLPPSDVTPTLPTAPPPTQPPSPGTPAPDPVANPTDCPPSPPPPPPPHPMSPSPPHPMSPPPLRRSTRTRKPPDRLY, from the coding sequence ATGTACAGGATGCGACGCCACCGTGGACTACACCGAGGCCATACTGAAGGATGTACTATGCCAAGGCCTAGGGGACACCGAAATACAATTAGACCTACTGGGGGACAAAAATTGGGGGACAAAAATCAAGATATGACGATGGAGCAGGTTCTTAGGTTTGTGGAAGCAAAAGAGGCAGGCAAACGGTCAGCATCTCGCCTACTCCTGCCCCAAGCAACGGACGCACTATCCGGTAGCTCATACAAGAAGCAGAAAAGGCCCCCACCGAAGGAACAAGAGACGTGTACGTATTGCGGAACCAAAGGGCATGGAAGAAGCCCTCCGACGAGGATCAGAAGGACCGAATGCCCGGCATTCGACACCACGTGCAACCATTGCGGCAAGGAACACCACTTTGAGAGAGTATGCAGAGCCAAGAACAGTACCAAGTCGACAAAAGCCACGGAACGGCAGGATGCTATCTCCGACACACTATGCGGCATCACGGCGGTGGACAACACAAGAGCTGTCACGCTAGACCACCATGTGTTCGACCAACCCACAGGAGATTGGATCAGAAAACGTTCCAAACCTCAACCGTATGTCAGACTGCAGATGAGCGTTGAGTCAGAGGACTATCGACAACTCGGATACAAACTCAGCACACCACCCAAGCGATCGTTTGTCAGTGCAATGGCCGACACAGGCTGTCAGAGTTGCTTGGCAGGCCTCCAAGTAGTTAAGAAGCTCGGAATCTCTACCAAAGACCTAATCCCCGTTGACCTCAAGATGCACGCTGCGGACAACCACAACATACAAATCCTAGGTGCCATAATACTGCGGTTCTCTGGAAAAAACAGCAATGGAGAAGAAAAATCAACCAGGCAAATGGTTTACGTCACCGATTGTACCGACAAATTGTTCCTGAGCAGAGAAGGGTGCACGGATCTGGGAATAATCCCCGACAATTTCCCCACAATGGGCAAAGGCGATCCCATCAATACTGTCACCATATCGCACCAAGAAAGATGTGAGACTCACACAAGCGATCCCGTCAGTGTTGCTACCACCACACACCAAGAGGAATGTCGATGCCCCAGAAGGAccaaaccaccaccaccccctaCCTCCATGCCACACTCAGCCACAGAGACCAACAGAGAGTTGCTCACACAATACCTCCTGGACTATTACAGATCCAGCACATTCAACGTCTGTGAGCACCAAACCCTGCCCATGATGGATGGACCACCCATGAGACTACTAATCGACACCCAGGCAACCCCCACGGCTCATCACTCACCTATCCCTGTGCCCCTCCATTGGCAAGACGAGGTCAAAGCCGATTTAGATCGAGATGTGAGGCTAGGAGTCCTCGAACCGGTACCCATTGGAGAACCAGTCACATGGTGCCACCGCATGGTCATCTGCGCTAAGAAAAATGGCAAGCCAAGACGAACCATCGACTTTCAACCCCTCAATGTCCACGCAACCAGAGAAACCCACCATACCCAATCACCTTACCACCAAGCAAGATCTATCCCCCAGGGGAAGAAAAAATCGGTATTTGATGCATGGAATGGATATCACAGCGTACCACTCCACCCAGAAGATCGACACTATACAACCTTCATAACACCTTGGGGTCGCTACCGATACAGAACAGCCCCGCAAGGCTACATCTCATCGGGAGATGGCTACACCAGGAGATATGACGAAATCGCCTCGTCTATACCCAATCACACAAAGTGTGTGGATGACGCCCTCCTGTGGTCTGATACCATTGAAGAGAGCTTCTTTCAAGCGTGCAACTGGTTAGACCTTTGTGGCAGAAACGGCATCACCCTCAACCCCGAGAAATTTAGGTTTGCCCAAGACGAGGTTGAATTCGCTGGTTTCGAAATCACGACAGACACAGTGCGACCATGCAAGAAGTATATCAGGGCTATCTCCGACTTTCCAACTCCACAGAACCTCACAGATGTAAGATCTTGGTTTGGTCTGATCAACCAGGTATCATACGCCTTTAGCACGACTGACACAATGCTGCCCTTCCGAGAACTACTCAAGCCTAGCAACAAATTCCACTGGGACGAAGATCTGCAACAAGCTTTCGACAAGTCAAAGTTGACCATAATCGAAGAAATCCACAATGGAGTCAAGATCTTCGACAAAACGAAACCCACATGCTTGGCAACCGATTGGTCAAAAAACGGCATAGGTTACTGGCTGTTTCAAAAACACTGCTCCTGCCCATCTACTGACCTATTTTGCTGTAAACAAGGATGGAAGATTACTCTAGTTGGGAGCAGATTCACCCACGCTGCCGAATCCCGGTATGCCCCCATTGAAGGCGAAGCACTCGCAGTGGCAGATGCCCTAGACAAGGCGCGACACTTTGTCCTTGGGTGCAAAAACCTAACTATCGCAGTGGACCATAAACCTCTCCTGAAGATCTTCGGTGACCGATCCATGGATAACATCTCCAACACTAGACTGCGCAACCTCAAGGAAAAAACTCTCCGATACCACTTCAAAATGATACACATCCCCGGTATCAAGCACAGAGCCCCTGATACCCTCTCGAGATACCCCACAGGTGATCCACATCCACCTAAAATGGGCCTCCAAGACGATATCCAGAGCATCAAAGATAGCAGTGGTATCGCCCATACACCTCCTTTATACATTCCTACCCAACTAATCGCTGGCATCAATACCGAGGACCAACTACACTCACATCTGATGGAAAACGGACTACAGGAGACCCTCCTCtctacactccactccacacatACTGTGAATTGGGAGCAAGTTCAGACGGCTACATCATCTGATGACAACATGCTCCTCCTGCTGTCCACCATCGAAGACGGTATCCCCGCACTCAAAAGCGACCTACCACAATCCATCAGAGAATATCACCAACACAGAAACCACCTCTACAGCAGCGACGGCGTTGTGATATACAAGAACAGGATCGTTATACCACCCTCTTTGAGACCTGCATGCCTATCTGCTCTCCACGCTGCCCACCAAGGCACAGCAAGTATGATCTCAAAAGCGGAATCATCCATCTTTTGGCCTGGCATCACACAGGACATCCAAGCCACTCGCACCAATTGCTCGCCCTGCAACAGAATGGCTCCATCACAGTCGGCACTTCCCCCCACACCACCAACCCTCGCGGAATACCCCTTCCAATGTATCTGTGCAGACTACTGTCACtacaaaggttgcaattatcTTGTCATAGTGGATAGATACTCCAACTGGCCCATAGTCGAAAGAGCTAAAGATGGAGCCCTAGGATTGATCGACGTCCTGCGACAAACGTTCGCAACTTACGGTATCCCCGATGAATTGTCATCAGATGGCGGCCCAGAATTTACAGCTCACACCACCAGGCAATTCATGCAAACTTGGGGAGTGCAACATCGCCTCAGCTCTGTGGCATTCCCCCATAGCAACTGCAGAGCAGAAGTTGGCGTAAAGACTGTCAAGAGACTCATTACCGGCAACGTTGGACGCAACGGATCACTCAACATTGATGCTTTCCAGAAAGCTATCCTCCAGTACAGAAACACACCTGACCCAAGTACCAAACTCTCTCCAGCTATGTGCGTCTTTGGAAGACCCATCAGAGATCTCATTCAGATCCTACCCGGCCAATACCGCCCACACAACACTTGGAGAGACTCCCTCAACTTAAGAGAAAAGGCACTAAGACACCGCCACATCATTCAACATGAGAAGTGGAGTGAACACACTAAATCCCTCACACCTCTACATGTAGGGGATCGAGTACGGCTCCAAAACCAAACTGGCCATCATCCCAACAAATGGGATTGCACTGGCATAGTTATTGAAGTTCGTCAGTACCACCAGTACCTCATCCGCGTTGATGGATCCGGCAGACCAACCCTAAGGAACAGAAAATTTCTACGGAAATACACCCCAGTATCCCCACCAAGGGAGCGGAGATCAATCTTTGATGACATGGCTCTCCTCCCACCCTCTGATGTCACTCCCACCCTACCCACCGCCCCACCTCCCACTCAACCACCCTCACCAGGCACCCCTGCCCCGGACCCTGTGGCCAATCCTACTGACTGCCCTCCATCCCCTCCACCTCCACCTCCACCCCACCCTATGTCTCCATCCCCACCCCACCCTATGTCTCCCCCGCCCCTACGCCGATCCACAAGGACAAGAAAACCCCCCGACCGGCTCTACTAA